The following are encoded in a window of Sminthopsis crassicaudata isolate SCR6 chromosome 3, ASM4859323v1, whole genome shotgun sequence genomic DNA:
- the SLC45A1 gene encoding proton-associated sugar transporter A, with product MIPPTTGTPPPSEVLFPTLTSQEFWRSQVSGYSGTVTRHISHRANNFKRHPKRRKHIRPSPPPPPNTPCPIDLIDFGDLHPQRSFRELLFNGCILFGIEFSYAMETAYVTPVLLQMGLPDELYSMVWFISPILGFLLQPLLGAWSDRCTSRFGRRRPFILVLAIGALLGLSLLLNGRDIGLALADTVSNHKWGIILTICGVVLMDFSADSADNPSHAYMMDVCSPVDQDRGLNIHALLAGLGGGFGYVVGGINWDKTSFGRALGGQLRVIYVFTSVTLSITTVLTLISIPERPLQPFSKKKTVMKSPSLPLPPSPPVLFEEGTTDNASSQNATHLYASFTSPISPLSPLTPKYGSFISRDNSLTGINEFASSFGTSNIDSVLIDCFTAGHDNYLALPASLPRQTISVSFPRAPDGFYCQENGILERGAVSVTHGPEGDTLRVGSLDAPKPRSSGILKRPQTLAIPDAVIGSCPESSRRRNVTFSQQVANILLNGVKYESELNGSGEVSEQSLSMRRLCSTICHMPKALRNLCINHFLGWLSFEGMLLFYTDFMGEVVFQGNPKAPHTSEDYQKYNAGVTMGCWGMCIYAFSAALYSAMLEKLEEYFSIRTLYFIAYLAFGLGTGLATLSRNIYVVLSLCITYGILFSTLCTLPYSLLCDYYQSKKFSGSTVDGTKRGMGVDISLLSCQYFLAQILVSIIMGPLTSVVGSANGVMYFSSLVSFVGCLYSSLFVIYEIPPSEELEEEHQPLLLNI from the exons ATGATCCCTCCTACAACTGGGACCCCTCCTCCAAGTGAGGTTCTCTTCCCTACACTGACTTCTCAGGAATTCTGGAGGTCACAGGTTTCGGGATACTCAGGAACTGTGACTCGGCACATCAGCCATCGGGCCAACAACTTTAAGAGACACCCCAAGAGGAGGAAACATATCCGTCCCTCTCCACCCCCACCTCCGAATACACCCTGTCCTATAGACCTGATTGACTTTGGGGACCTGCACCCCCAGAGGTCCTTCCGGGAGCTGCTATTCAATGGCTGCATCCTCTTTGGAATTGAGTTCAGTTATGCCATGGAGACAGCGTACGTGACCCCCGTACTGCTCCAGATGGGACTCCCCGATGAGCTCTACAGCATGGTCTGGTTCATCAGTCCAATTCTAG GTTTCCTATTGCAGCCTTTGTTGGGTGCTTGGAGTGATAGATGCACTTCAAGATTTGGAAGGAGGCGGCCTTTCATCCTGGTGCTGGCTATAG GTGCACTCCTAGGGCTTTCGCTTTTACTGAATGGGAGAGACATTGGCCTAGCTCTGGCAGACACTGTTAGTAATCATAAATGGGGCATCATTCTGACTATATGTGGAGTGGTGCTCATGGATTTCAGTGCTGACTCAGCAGACAATCCCAGCCATGCCTACATGATGGATGTATGCAGTCCCGTGGATCAAGACAGAGGACTCAACATCCATGCCCTTTTAGCAG GTCTTGGAGGAGGATTTGGATATGTCGTTGGAGGAATAAACTGGGACAAGACTAGTTTTGGCAGAGCCCTGGGTGGTCAGCTGCGAGTCATTTATGTCTTTACTTCTGTCACCTTGAGTATCACCACAGTGCTGACGCTCATCAGCATTCCAGAGAGGCCCCTGCAACCCTTTAGCAAGAAGAAAACTGTGATGAAGAGCCCaagccttcctcttcctccttctccccccgtCTTATTTGAGGAGGGCACAACCGACAACGCTAGCTCCCAGAATGCCACTCACTTATATGCAAGTTTTACCAGCCCTATTTCTCCTCTCAGCCCTCTCACACCCAAATATGGCAGCTTCATCAGCCGGGACAATTCTCTGACTGGGATTAATGAGTTTGCATCCTCCTTTGGAACTTCCAATATTGACAGTGTACTCATAGACTGCTTTACTGCAGGACACGATAACTACTTGGCCCTCCCTGCTAGCTTACCCAGGCAGACCATCAGTGTCAGCTTCCCAAGGGCCCCTGATGGCTTCTACTGTCAAGAAAATGGAATTCTGGAGAGAGGGGCAGTCTCAGTGACTCATGGGCCAGAAGGAGACACGTTAAGGGTAGGTTCTTTGGATGCTCCAAAGCCTCGATCGTCTGGGATTCTGAAAAGGCCTCAGACATTGGCCATCCCAGATGCTGTAATAGGAAGTTGTCCAGAAAGTAGCAGGAGAAGGAATGTGACCTTCAGTCAACAG gttgctaatattttactcaATGGTGTCAAATATGAGAGTGAATTGAATGGCTCTGGGGAGGTCTCCGAGCAGTCCCTTTCCATGCGGCGTCTCTGTTCTACCATCTGCCATATGCCAAAAGCTCTTAGAAATCTCTGTATCAACCATTTCCTGG GATGGCTCTCATTTGAGGGTATGCTGCTTTTCTACACGGACTTTATGGGGGAGGTGGTCttccaaggaaaccccaaagCCCCTCACACTTCAGAAGACTATCAGAAATATAATGCTGGAGTCACCATGGGATGCTGGGGGATGTGTATCTATGCATTCAGCGCTGCATTGTACTCAG cAATGCTAGAAAAGCTAGAAGAATACTTCAGCATTCGCACCCTGTATTTCATTGCCTATCTTGCCTTTGGATTGGGGACAGGTCTTGCCACGCTCTCCAGGAATATCTATGTGGTTTTATCACTATGCATAACATATGGGATATTATTTTCTACCCTCTGCACCCTCCCCTATTCTCTGTTGTGTGATTACTACCAGAGTAAAAAG TTTTCAGGGTCGACTGTGGATGGCACCAAGCGAGGAATGGGGGTGGACATCTCCCTCCTGAGCTGTCAGTACTTTTTAGCTCAGATTCTCGTCTCCATCATCATGGGACCATTAACCTCAGTGGTGGGCAGTGCCAATGGGGTAATGTACTTCTCCAGCCTTGTATCTTTTGTGGGGTGTTTGTACTCCTCCCTTTTTGTCATTTATGAAATTCCTCCCAGCGAGGAGTTAGAAGAGGAACACCAGCCACTTCTGCTGAACATCTAG